The following coding sequences are from one Rathayibacter sp. SW19 window:
- a CDS encoding ABC transporter substrate-binding protein, translated as MTVTRSLRRALIVGAAVATASMLLAGCSGSSNPPKSSANSNATLVFGITADPTQMIPWTTTSEQSLQVLSQIYSPLLNKDANAEPAAGLAALPKVSADGLIYTFTLKSGLKFTNGSALDSADVKYTYDKIMDPASKASSGSYFASVASVDAPSPDTVVVHLKKPDASFPAGLTAVNTGIVPSDVSVESLQTTPVGSGPYKFVNRVPNESINLARNSSYYAGTPGAAKLTFRIIPDDQSMVSALKTGSVNIAVFDNPVTAKTAASSKTKTEQAGSLQYHVLQLRAASPVLSNVNTRLAIQCAISRQDVIDSAALGAGQVTGPITSPLFKSDINAQPCPKQDLAKAKDYLAKAGTPNGFTLNVMTSQGLYSTAVDEAQAVQAQLGKVGIKVNVQTLDSNTYVTKWLAGDFDAAIAQNSGNADPNTMYARYFTSTGTYNKVAGYSSAELDNLFAEGIATTDVSKRQAIYKEVSSQLVDNAAWIWLFTPKEYIVMSSGVNGFAARPDAELSMLWQATIS; from the coding sequence ATGACGGTCACCCGTTCCCTACGCCGAGCACTCATAGTCGGCGCCGCGGTTGCTACGGCATCCATGCTGCTCGCCGGATGTAGCGGCAGCAGCAATCCCCCAAAGTCGTCCGCGAACTCCAACGCGACACTCGTGTTCGGTATCACCGCGGACCCGACTCAGATGATCCCCTGGACGACAACCTCGGAGCAGTCCCTGCAGGTGCTGTCGCAGATTTACAGTCCACTGCTGAACAAAGACGCGAACGCAGAACCCGCCGCCGGCCTGGCGGCGCTCCCGAAAGTGTCGGCCGACGGCCTCATTTATACATTCACTCTGAAGAGTGGGCTCAAATTCACGAACGGATCAGCTCTAGACTCGGCTGACGTCAAGTACACGTACGACAAGATCATGGATCCGGCATCCAAAGCTAGTTCCGGCTCTTACTTCGCCTCCGTCGCGTCAGTGGATGCGCCGTCACCCGACACTGTCGTCGTACACCTCAAGAAGCCGGACGCGTCGTTCCCCGCGGGCCTGACAGCCGTGAACACAGGCATTGTCCCGTCAGACGTATCTGTTGAAAGCCTGCAGACCACCCCGGTCGGGTCCGGACCATACAAGTTCGTAAACCGTGTGCCCAATGAATCGATCAACCTCGCACGTAATTCGAGCTACTATGCAGGCACGCCTGGCGCAGCAAAGCTCACCTTCCGCATCATCCCCGACGATCAGTCGATGGTGTCCGCGCTTAAGACAGGTTCGGTCAATATTGCAGTTTTCGACAACCCGGTCACAGCGAAGACGGCGGCCTCAAGCAAGACGAAGACCGAGCAGGCAGGGTCGCTTCAATATCACGTCCTACAGCTGCGTGCCGCTTCGCCTGTGCTGTCCAACGTCAACACCCGCCTGGCAATCCAGTGCGCCATCTCCCGCCAGGACGTCATCGACTCGGCGGCCCTGGGTGCTGGTCAAGTGACTGGTCCAATCACGTCCCCGTTGTTCAAGTCTGATATCAATGCGCAGCCTTGTCCGAAGCAGGACCTTGCGAAGGCGAAGGATTACCTCGCGAAGGCCGGCACACCTAATGGATTCACGCTAAACGTGATGACATCGCAGGGTCTATACTCCACAGCTGTGGATGAGGCGCAGGCGGTACAGGCGCAACTTGGCAAGGTTGGCATCAAGGTAAACGTGCAGACGCTCGATTCGAACACCTACGTCACCAAGTGGCTCGCCGGCGATTTCGATGCCGCCATCGCACAGAACAGCGGCAATGCTGATCCGAATACGATGTACGCGCGCTATTTCACGTCGACTGGCACGTACAACAAGGTTGCCGGCTACAGTTCCGCTGAACTCGACAATTTGTTCGCAGAGGGGATCGCGACGACGGATGTATCGAAGCGCCAAGCCATCTATAAAGAGGTGTCAAGTCAGCTGGTCGACAACGCCGCATGGATCTGGCTGTTTACCCCGAAGGAATACATTGTGATGAGTTCCGGGGTGAATGGTTTTGCCGCTCGTCCGGATGCAGAACTCAGCATGCTTTGGCAGGCAACCATCTCCTGA
- the murQ gene encoding N-acetylmuramic acid 6-phosphate etherase, whose protein sequence is MANNAPDAALDDLLTEAVADDELMLDELSVGELVTMMNRRDAAIAGAVREALSVIVVAIEATSERIRAGGRLIYVGAGTSGRLGVLDASEIPPTFGTDGNIVLGLIAGGPLALVSSVESAEDSEDAGRADLDRLGVGPLDTVVGIASSGRTPYVLGALKLANERESLSVGLSCNTDTPVSAVARYGIEIAVGPEIVTGSTRLGAGTATKMVLNMFSTISMIRLGKTYRTLMVDVKATNAKLIRRAIRIVTLATGADEVSARTALDAADWNAKLAIATIVTGLSVSDAQSALAAVGGVLRKVVDSVPGTGRV, encoded by the coding sequence GTGGCTAACAACGCTCCAGACGCCGCGCTCGATGACCTGTTGACCGAGGCTGTGGCTGACGATGAACTTATGCTCGACGAACTGTCAGTTGGAGAGCTCGTCACGATGATGAATCGCAGAGATGCGGCGATCGCCGGCGCCGTGCGCGAGGCGCTGTCGGTGATTGTTGTTGCAATCGAGGCGACATCCGAGCGGATCCGGGCAGGGGGGCGGCTTATCTATGTTGGTGCCGGTACATCGGGGCGCCTGGGTGTGCTCGATGCGTCAGAGATTCCGCCGACCTTCGGGACGGACGGGAACATTGTGCTGGGGCTGATTGCCGGTGGCCCGCTGGCGCTCGTGAGCTCGGTCGAGTCGGCCGAGGATAGTGAAGACGCAGGCCGGGCCGATCTGGACAGGCTCGGCGTCGGGCCGCTCGACACCGTTGTCGGGATAGCATCGAGCGGGAGGACTCCTTATGTCCTTGGCGCTTTGAAGCTTGCGAATGAGCGGGAATCGCTGTCAGTCGGGCTTTCATGCAACACCGACACACCAGTTTCGGCTGTCGCGCGCTACGGCATCGAAATAGCGGTTGGCCCGGAAATTGTTACTGGTTCAACCCGTCTCGGGGCGGGTACCGCCACCAAAATGGTGTTGAACATGTTCTCGACGATCAGCATGATCCGACTTGGCAAGACCTACCGGACGCTCATGGTCGATGTAAAAGCGACCAACGCTAAGCTGATCCGACGTGCAATTCGCATCGTTACCCTCGCAACCGGGGCGGATGAAGTGTCAGCCCGCACAGCGCTCGATGCTGCAGACTGGAACGCGAAACTGGCAATCGCAACGATCGTCACCGGTCTGAGCGTGTCCGACGCACAATCGGCGCTGGCCGCAGTCGGCGGCGTGTTGCGCAAAGTCGTCGATTCGGTCCCCGGAACGGGGAGGGTCTGA
- a CDS encoding ABC transporter permease, producing MTQLAAIVRHPVTRRFGEALLTLIGVSVLTFIVLRVVPGNQITAAYGTAAGDLSASQIHSLEAFYGLDKPLIVQYFNWLGGILTGNLGISTTSNLTVAQMTAQALPNTIELAIFSIVIGFALGVPGGVFAANRPGKFGDNLTQFGSLVALSVPSFLLATLLATWLTNAFGWFPNGAGYQTFLQDPALNLQQMLIPSLVLGISIAPPVLQTTRTAILAIRSEDFIRTARAKGVPERRLRVRHILRNALIPVVTMTGLQFGFLLGGAVVVEQIFAIPGIGRQVLLGLNQKEYAVVQSTVLIIAALFVLVNFLTDLVYRLVDPRVRAR from the coding sequence ATGACACAACTCGCGGCGATAGTTCGCCATCCCGTCACCCGACGCTTCGGTGAGGCGCTGCTGACCCTGATCGGTGTGTCCGTCCTTACTTTCATTGTGCTTCGCGTCGTGCCCGGGAACCAGATCACGGCGGCATACGGCACGGCTGCCGGCGATCTGTCTGCCTCGCAGATTCATTCCCTCGAGGCCTTTTACGGCCTCGACAAGCCGCTGATTGTTCAATATTTCAACTGGCTCGGCGGGATCCTTACCGGCAATCTCGGCATCTCGACAACTTCGAACCTGACTGTCGCGCAGATGACGGCGCAAGCGCTGCCGAACACTATTGAACTGGCCATCTTCTCCATAGTCATTGGGTTCGCACTCGGCGTTCCCGGTGGAGTTTTCGCGGCGAATCGGCCTGGGAAGTTTGGCGACAACTTGACGCAGTTCGGCAGTCTCGTCGCACTCTCCGTTCCGTCTTTCCTCCTCGCGACGCTTCTGGCTACATGGCTCACTAACGCCTTCGGATGGTTCCCGAACGGTGCGGGCTACCAGACCTTTCTGCAGGACCCCGCACTGAATCTTCAACAGATGCTTATCCCATCGCTGGTACTCGGCATCAGCATCGCACCGCCGGTGCTCCAAACGACGCGGACAGCTATCCTCGCTATTCGATCAGAGGACTTCATTCGGACCGCGCGTGCCAAGGGGGTTCCCGAACGGCGGCTTCGAGTGCGCCACATTCTCCGCAACGCACTCATTCCGGTTGTGACCATGACTGGCCTCCAGTTCGGGTTCTTGCTCGGGGGCGCCGTCGTCGTCGAGCAGATCTTTGCCATTCCAGGGATCGGACGACAAGTTCTCCTGGGGCTCAACCAGAAGGAGTACGCCGTGGTGCAGAGCACCGTTCTCATCATTGCGGCACTGTTCGTGCTGGTGAATTTCCTCACCGACCTCGTTTATCGTTTAGTCGACCCAAGGGTGCGTGCCCGATGA
- a CDS encoding ABC transporter permease: MSAGVEMSNVPEVAIDTSRRSHVWATAFRSVPGIAGLVLMLIVIVLALMAVFGLTPYDPAHQNIAESLEPPSAAHWFGTDQFGRDTLSRVASGLSNSLLIAIVSVAAAGVVGTFLGVVAGFYLGVTDRIVGVVTNVLFAFPSLLLALALAAALQRSWLTVAIAIAIVYMPIFARVARGPVLTLRSAEYVIASTAIGRRRLSTLFEHVLPNMRSILVVQVTLSLSWAILTEAALSFLGFGTPPPAASLGGMVYEAQALSSVAPWMLLFPGAALICAVIGLNLLGDGLRAALDPKTGGH; encoded by the coding sequence ATGAGTGCCGGTGTCGAAATGAGCAACGTGCCCGAGGTGGCGATCGACACGAGCAGGCGTTCCCATGTTTGGGCGACAGCCTTCCGCTCGGTGCCCGGGATCGCAGGACTTGTCCTGATGCTCATTGTGATCGTGCTGGCGCTCATGGCAGTGTTTGGTCTAACGCCGTATGATCCGGCGCACCAGAATATCGCAGAGTCGCTGGAGCCACCGTCTGCTGCACACTGGTTTGGCACGGACCAATTCGGTCGTGACACGCTGTCGCGGGTCGCATCCGGTTTGTCTAACTCGCTTCTAATCGCGATCGTCTCTGTTGCCGCCGCGGGTGTCGTCGGCACGTTCTTGGGCGTCGTCGCCGGCTTCTACCTTGGTGTCACAGATCGCATCGTAGGCGTTGTCACGAACGTGCTGTTCGCTTTCCCGTCTTTGCTGCTGGCATTGGCCTTGGCCGCGGCCCTGCAACGCAGCTGGTTGACCGTTGCGATCGCGATCGCAATTGTCTATATGCCGATCTTCGCGCGTGTAGCTCGAGGTCCTGTGCTCACACTACGTTCCGCAGAATACGTGATCGCGTCTACGGCCATCGGCAGGCGGCGATTATCAACGTTGTTCGAGCATGTTCTTCCGAACATGCGGAGCATCCTCGTGGTCCAGGTGACACTTTCGCTGTCCTGGGCGATCCTCACCGAAGCGGCGCTGAGTTTTCTCGGATTCGGCACACCTCCACCCGCAGCATCGCTCGGCGGCATGGTCTACGAGGCGCAGGCACTTTCGAGCGTCGCACCGTGGATGCTGCTCTTCCCGGGCGCCGCGCTGATCTGCGCCGTGATCGGGCTAAACCTTCTCGGCGACGGATTGCGCGCCGCACTCGACCCAAAGACCGGAGGCCATTAG
- a CDS encoding GNAT family N-acetyltransferase, with translation MTSERANDLWRTALTAGTDTYLAAVDNSQVVGFVGFRLVSPSLGYVSSLYVSPFVQGGGLGRLLLTGGEDELRRLGAERAQLWVFEQNSPSQAFYSNLGWTLDGRCTTLAEWSEPQVGMTKEL, from the coding sequence ATGACGTCGGAGCGGGCCAACGACCTGTGGAGGACAGCGTTGACGGCGGGGACGGATACCTATCTGGCAGCAGTGGATAATAGCCAGGTCGTCGGGTTCGTGGGGTTTCGTCTCGTGAGCCCAAGCCTGGGGTACGTGAGTTCGCTGTACGTCTCTCCGTTCGTTCAGGGCGGCGGGCTTGGTCGACTTCTGCTCACTGGCGGTGAAGACGAACTCCGACGTCTTGGAGCTGAGCGCGCTCAGCTCTGGGTTTTCGAGCAGAACAGTCCGTCGCAAGCGTTCTATAGCAATCTCGGCTGGACGCTCGACGGGCGCTGTACGACTTTGGCTGAATGGAGCGAACCGCAGGTCGGGATGACCAAAGAGCTGTGA
- a CDS encoding MurR/RpiR family transcriptional regulator yields MTDDILVRLRQALPTLRRSERLIAQAALAEPATVSELSITELAARCGTSATTAARFCRNVGFEGYRSFCLALARAAVNESGRRLEFGVSEGDIELGDSTSEVVRKLAFQEARAVEETAQLLDLAEADRVVSAIAQAPAIDVYGSASSGLAAQDLSQKLRRIGYYASAWTDPHLALTSAAVLRPGSVAIAFSHSGETEEALSAIATAQRAGAFTVAVTNFPESSLAQMSTAVLATASRETRFRYGAMSSRMAQLMIVDVIFIGVAQRDPDAVTASLAATLRAVENRRRPATSGAS; encoded by the coding sequence ATGACAGACGATATCTTGGTCCGGTTGCGTCAAGCGCTGCCGACACTGCGCCGCAGCGAACGGCTCATCGCCCAAGCCGCACTTGCAGAGCCGGCAACCGTATCGGAGCTGAGCATTACCGAACTGGCAGCGCGGTGCGGAACCTCGGCCACGACCGCCGCGCGATTCTGTCGTAACGTCGGATTCGAAGGTTACAGGAGCTTTTGCCTCGCATTGGCCCGCGCCGCAGTCAACGAGAGCGGGCGCCGCCTGGAGTTCGGTGTGTCGGAAGGGGACATCGAATTGGGCGACTCTACGAGCGAGGTCGTCCGTAAGCTAGCTTTCCAGGAGGCTCGCGCGGTCGAAGAGACGGCACAGCTGCTGGATCTAGCCGAAGCAGACCGCGTCGTGAGCGCCATAGCCCAGGCGCCGGCAATCGACGTGTACGGCTCGGCGTCGAGCGGTCTTGCTGCGCAAGACCTCAGTCAGAAGCTGCGCCGCATCGGCTACTACGCCAGCGCATGGACCGACCCACACTTGGCACTCACCAGCGCCGCTGTGCTGCGCCCAGGATCAGTCGCGATCGCATTCTCGCACTCCGGCGAAACAGAGGAAGCATTATCGGCGATCGCAACGGCGCAACGGGCCGGCGCATTTACGGTCGCAGTCACGAACTTCCCGGAGTCTTCATTGGCTCAGATGTCAACTGCCGTCCTCGCGACGGCTTCGCGCGAAACGCGATTCCGTTACGGAGCGATGTCGAGCCGTATGGCACAGTTGATGATCGTCGACGTGATCTTCATCGGAGTTGCTCAACGGGACCCCGATGCCGTAACGGCCTCCCTGGCCGCAACTCTGCGCGCCGTCGAAAATCGCCGGCGCCCGGCCACCAGCGGAGCGAGCTGA
- a CDS encoding ABC transporter substrate-binding protein: protein MNRKMRAGVAAAIAITATIAFAGCAGNDPLSSGGGGATNAKSGGPVIIGSANFAESEIIANIYSQELQHDGVNVKEQFNIGSREVTMKALEDGSLDLMPEYSSSVLLYLDEKAKATTRSDVIAALTAKLPKGLSLLDVSQATDNDTVSVTQKTADEFHLTKISDLAAVGSQIALGGPPEWKTRYNGVVGLNELYGITFQKFVTLDAGGPLTMTALTSGQVQAGDIFSTDPGIKKNNLVVLKDDKSLFADESVVPIIRTASVSDAVKKALNAVSAKLTTDDLITLNGQAATGANMADIAKKWLASKGLM from the coding sequence ATGAACAGGAAAATGCGGGCAGGGGTGGCCGCTGCCATCGCCATTACGGCAACTATCGCCTTCGCCGGTTGTGCGGGCAATGATCCGCTCAGCAGCGGTGGCGGTGGGGCAACGAATGCCAAGTCGGGCGGACCTGTCATCATCGGTTCGGCGAATTTCGCGGAGAGCGAGATCATCGCGAACATCTACTCGCAGGAGCTTCAACATGACGGTGTGAACGTGAAGGAGCAGTTCAACATCGGCAGCCGCGAGGTCACCATGAAGGCGTTGGAGGACGGCTCCTTGGACCTTATGCCGGAGTACTCGAGTTCAGTTCTGTTGTATCTCGACGAAAAAGCGAAAGCAACAACCAGATCAGATGTGATAGCTGCACTCACGGCAAAGCTTCCAAAGGGCCTCAGTCTGCTTGATGTGTCGCAGGCGACCGACAACGACACCGTCTCGGTCACGCAGAAGACCGCCGACGAGTTTCACCTCACGAAGATCTCGGATCTCGCTGCGGTCGGCTCCCAGATTGCTCTGGGCGGCCCGCCCGAGTGGAAGACCCGCTACAACGGTGTCGTCGGACTCAATGAGTTGTATGGCATCACATTCCAGAAGTTCGTCACCCTGGATGCGGGTGGGCCGCTCACAATGACTGCCCTGACGTCTGGCCAAGTGCAGGCCGGTGACATCTTCAGTACGGATCCCGGCATCAAGAAGAACAACCTGGTGGTGTTGAAAGACGACAAGTCGCTGTTCGCAGACGAGAGCGTTGTGCCGATCATCAGAACCGCCAGTGTCAGCGACGCCGTCAAGAAGGCTCTCAACGCCGTCTCGGCGAAGCTCACGACGGATGACCTGATTACGTTGAATGGCCAGGCGGCTACGGGAGCAAACATGGCTGATATCGCCAAGAAGTGGCTCGCAAGCAAAGGGTTGATGTAG
- a CDS encoding anhydro-N-acetylmuramic acid kinase, with product MRVLGMISGTSHDGIDVAVVDFSETGGDVVARIEYTATTSYSPELRARLLRSLPPATVGFEVTCELDTVIGQAFAEAAAAALRRHSAAAPVAAVDLVCSHGQTVFHWVEEGRARGTLQLGQPAWIAEKTQLPVVSNVRAADIAAGGQGAPLVPILDQILLSPYLSHGMSAAALNLGGIANITVCAPDADPRAWDIGPANALIDAVVTASTATTDTFDRDGALAASGAVHPALLGVLLDEPFYALPAPKSSGKELFHLEYLKSKVAQAQVELSFSDLVATVTELTARTVADAVQAAHVKVLVVSGGGVRNPTLIDRIVNLLPHVEVLPSDDLGVSSDGKEAVAFALIGWATAHGLSANVPSCTGASGPRVLGSVTPSPVRSAPMWSALDRWPRVRFEAGELPDRA from the coding sequence ATGCGCGTCCTCGGGATGATCTCCGGCACATCGCACGACGGCATCGATGTCGCAGTGGTCGACTTTTCCGAGACCGGTGGCGATGTAGTTGCTCGCATTGAGTACACCGCGACCACTTCTTACTCGCCCGAACTGCGCGCACGCCTGCTCCGTTCCCTGCCCCCTGCCACGGTGGGCTTCGAAGTAACCTGTGAGCTGGACACAGTTATCGGCCAAGCCTTCGCAGAAGCTGCCGCAGCCGCATTACGGCGTCATTCCGCTGCCGCGCCCGTAGCCGCAGTCGACCTAGTCTGCTCCCACGGACAGACAGTGTTTCACTGGGTTGAGGAGGGCCGTGCCCGCGGGACTCTACAACTTGGACAGCCAGCTTGGATTGCTGAGAAAACACAACTGCCTGTCGTCTCGAACGTCAGAGCTGCTGACATCGCAGCAGGCGGGCAAGGTGCACCTTTGGTCCCGATCCTCGATCAGATCCTGCTTTCCCCGTACCTGAGCCATGGTATGAGCGCTGCCGCGCTCAATCTAGGCGGGATCGCCAACATCACAGTATGTGCGCCGGACGCCGATCCCAGGGCATGGGATATCGGCCCAGCCAACGCGCTTATCGACGCCGTTGTCACCGCGTCAACAGCGACGACAGACACGTTTGATCGTGACGGCGCCCTGGCCGCCTCAGGTGCAGTCCATCCCGCACTCCTGGGCGTTCTGCTGGATGAACCGTTCTATGCGCTGCCTGCGCCGAAGAGTTCAGGAAAGGAACTGTTCCACCTCGAGTACCTCAAGTCGAAAGTCGCCCAAGCACAGGTGGAACTTTCATTCAGCGATCTCGTCGCCACGGTTACGGAACTCACCGCTCGCACCGTGGCCGACGCAGTGCAGGCTGCGCATGTCAAGGTGCTCGTGGTCTCTGGAGGCGGAGTGCGAAACCCGACGCTGATCGATCGGATTGTCAACCTTCTGCCGCACGTGGAGGTACTGCCCAGTGACGATCTCGGCGTCTCATCAGACGGCAAGGAGGCTGTAGCGTTCGCGCTGATCGGCTGGGCCACGGCACACGGGCTGTCAGCAAACGTCCCAAGCTGCACCGGAGCAAGCGGTCCGCGCGTCCTTGGCAGCGTGACGCCTTCGCCCGTGCGGTCGGCGCCCATGTGGAGTGCGCTGGACCGGTGGCCCCGGGTTCGGTTCGAAGCTGGAGAGTTGCCCGACCGTGCGTAA